In Bradyrhizobium erythrophlei, a single genomic region encodes these proteins:
- the rpsO gene encoding 30S ribosomal protein S15, whose protein sequence is MSITAERKAEVIKKSANKTGDTGSPEVQVAILSERINNLTDHFKSHVKDNHSRRGLLKMVATRRSLLDYLKRKDEARYQALLEKHNIRR, encoded by the coding sequence ATGTCGATTACCGCAGAACGCAAAGCGGAAGTCATCAAGAAGAGTGCCAACAAGACCGGCGACACCGGTTCACCCGAGGTGCAGGTTGCGATCCTGTCGGAACGCATCAACAACCTCACCGACCATTTCAAGAGCCACGTGAAGGATAACCATTCGCGCCGCGGCTTGCTGAAAATGGTCGCCACACGACGCTCGCTTCTCGACTACCTGAAGCGGAAGGACGAAGCGCGCTATCAGGCGCTGCTCGAAAAGCACAATATTCGGCGTTGA
- a CDS encoding GNAT family N-acetyltransferase — MTTSYPVIRPARPDEYDEVARIWMESWVSTGLDTASEALLTKLRDRVYREVENGWSLFVADDGGRLAAMLAINIPMMYLDMLFVAPEHQGCSIGRQLLAFTRIVLPDEIWLRCVRENEKAWRWYEREGFVYEREALEPAMGRMMKYYRWKKAI; from the coding sequence ATGACGACATCATATCCGGTCATTCGCCCGGCCCGTCCGGACGAGTACGACGAAGTCGCCCGTATCTGGATGGAGAGCTGGGTCTCCACCGGGCTCGACACCGCGAGCGAGGCGTTGCTGACCAAACTTCGCGACCGCGTTTATCGCGAGGTCGAAAACGGCTGGAGCCTGTTCGTCGCGGACGACGGAGGCAGGCTGGCAGCCATGCTGGCGATCAATATTCCGATGATGTATCTGGATATGCTGTTCGTTGCGCCGGAGCATCAGGGGTGTTCGATCGGCCGGCAGCTCCTTGCCTTTACGCGGATAGTTTTGCCCGACGAAATCTGGCTGCGCTGCGTGCGTGAAAATGAAAAGGCGTGGCGCTGGTATGAGCGCGAGGGTTTCGTGTACGAGCGCGAAGCCCTGGAGCCCGCGATGGGGCGCATGATGAAATATTACCGGTGGAAGAAAGCGATATAG
- the pnp gene encoding polyribonucleotide nucleotidyltransferase, translated as MFKAHSVEIDWGGRPLKLETGKVARQADGAVVATYGETIVLATVVAAKSPREGVDFLPLTVDYQEKTYAAGRIPGGYFKREGRPTEKETLVSRLIDRPIRPLFVDGWRNETQVIVTVLSHDMENDPDIVALVASSAALTLSGAPFKGPIGAARVGFANDEFILNPTLDEMTETQLDLVVAGTADAVLMVESEAKELNEDVMLGAVMFGHRHFQPVINAIIELAEKAAKEPREVTAIDNAAIEKEMLGLIEQDLRKAYAIPVKQERYAAVGAVKEKAIAHFFPEGQEPKYDKLRVAGVFKELEAKIVRWNILDTGKRIDGRDVKTVRNIVAEVGVLPRAHGSALFTRGETQAMVVTTLGTGEDEQYIDALSGTYKETFLLHYNFPPYSVGETGRLGGTKRREIGHGKLAWRAIHPVLPPHHEFPYTVRVVSEITESNGSSSMASVCGASLALMDAGVPLKRPTAGIAMGLILEDKRYAVLSDILGDEDHLGDMDFKVAGTDQGITSLQMDIKIEGITEEIMRVALGQAKEGRIHILGEMSKALTAARAELGEYAPRIETFKIPTDKIREVIGTGGKVIREIVEKTGAKINIEDDGTVKVASNDGEAMKAAIKWIKSITSEPEVGQIYEGTVVKVMEFGAFVNFFGAKDGLVHISQLASSRVQKTSDVVKEGDKVRVKLLGFDDRGKTRLSMKAVDQTTGEDLEKHKPEAAPAAVAGE; from the coding sequence ATGTTTAAAGCTCATTCAGTCGAGATCGACTGGGGTGGACGTCCCCTCAAGCTCGAGACCGGAAAAGTCGCCCGCCAGGCCGACGGCGCCGTTGTCGCCACGTATGGCGAAACGATCGTGCTCGCCACCGTCGTCGCCGCGAAATCGCCCCGCGAGGGCGTCGATTTCCTGCCACTCACGGTCGATTATCAGGAGAAGACGTACGCCGCAGGCCGCATTCCCGGCGGCTATTTCAAGCGCGAAGGCCGTCCTACTGAAAAGGAGACGCTGGTCTCCCGCCTGATCGACCGCCCGATCCGCCCGTTGTTTGTCGACGGCTGGCGCAACGAAACCCAGGTGATCGTCACCGTGCTGTCGCACGATATGGAGAACGATCCCGATATCGTGGCGCTGGTGGCCTCATCCGCCGCGCTGACGCTGTCCGGCGCACCCTTCAAGGGTCCGATCGGCGCCGCGCGCGTCGGCTTCGCCAACGACGAATTCATCCTCAATCCCACGCTCGACGAAATGACCGAGACCCAGCTCGACCTCGTCGTCGCCGGCACTGCGGACGCCGTGCTGATGGTGGAATCGGAAGCCAAGGAGCTCAACGAAGACGTGATGCTGGGTGCGGTGATGTTCGGACATCGCCACTTCCAGCCGGTGATCAACGCAATCATCGAGCTGGCCGAAAAGGCCGCGAAAGAGCCGCGCGAAGTCACGGCGATCGACAATGCCGCGATCGAAAAGGAAATGCTCGGCTTGATCGAACAGGACCTGCGCAAGGCCTACGCCATTCCGGTCAAGCAGGAGCGTTATGCCGCGGTCGGCGCCGTCAAGGAAAAGGCGATCGCGCACTTCTTCCCGGAAGGCCAGGAGCCGAAATACGACAAGCTTCGCGTCGCCGGCGTGTTCAAGGAGCTCGAAGCCAAGATCGTTCGCTGGAACATTCTCGACACCGGCAAGCGCATCGACGGCCGTGACGTCAAGACGGTGCGCAACATCGTCGCCGAAGTCGGCGTGCTGCCGCGCGCCCACGGTTCGGCGCTGTTCACCCGCGGCGAGACCCAGGCGATGGTCGTGACCACGCTCGGCACCGGCGAAGATGAGCAGTACATCGACGCGCTGTCGGGAACCTACAAAGAGACGTTCCTGCTGCACTACAACTTCCCGCCCTACTCGGTCGGCGAGACCGGCCGTCTCGGCGGCACCAAGCGGCGCGAGATCGGCCACGGCAAGCTCGCCTGGCGCGCCATCCACCCCGTTCTGCCGCCGCACCACGAATTCCCCTACACGGTACGCGTGGTTTCGGAGATCACCGAGTCCAACGGCTCGTCTTCGATGGCTTCGGTCTGCGGCGCTTCGCTCGCGCTGATGGATGCCGGCGTGCCGCTGAAGCGGCCGACCGCGGGCATCGCGATGGGCTTGATCCTCGAAGACAAGCGCTATGCGGTGCTTTCTGACATCCTCGGCGACGAGGATCATCTCGGCGATATGGACTTCAAGGTCGCCGGAACCGACCAGGGCATCACCTCGCTCCAGATGGACATCAAGATCGAGGGCATCACCGAAGAGATCATGCGGGTTGCGCTCGGCCAGGCCAAGGAAGGCCGCATCCACATTCTGGGTGAGATGTCCAAGGCGCTGACGGCGGCACGCGCCGAACTCGGCGAATACGCCCCGCGCATCGAGACCTTCAAGATCCCGACCGACAAGATCCGCGAAGTGATCGGCACCGGCGGCAAGGTGATCCGCGAAATCGTGGAGAAGACCGGCGCCAAGATCAACATCGAGGACGACGGCACGGTGAAGGTCGCCTCCAACGATGGCGAAGCGATGAAGGCCGCGATCAAGTGGATCAAGTCGATCACTTCGGAACCCGAAGTCGGCCAGATCTACGAGGGCACCGTGGTCAAGGTGATGGAGTTCGGCGCTTTCGTGAACTTCTTCGGCGCCAAGGACGGTCTGGTTCACATCAGCCAGCTCGCTTCGAGCCGCGTGCAGAAGACCTCCGACGTCGTCAAGGAAGGCGACAAGGTCAGGGTCAAGCTGCTCGGCTTCGACGACCGCGGCAAGACGCGGCTGTCGATGAAGGCGGTCGACCAGACGACCGGCGAAGACCTCGAAAAGCACAAGCCCGAGGCCGCTCCGGCGGCTGTGGCCGGCGAGTAA
- the katG gene encoding catalase/peroxidase HPI: MDDQAKCPFTGGSRGHSNRDWWPETLDISMLHRNSGLSDPMGEAFDYAKEFKTLDLNAVVKDLTALMTTSQEWWPADFGHYGGLMIRMAWHSAGTYRITDGRGGAGAGQQRFAPLNSWPDNANLDKARRLLWPIKQKYGRKISWADLMILAGNVALESMGFKTFGFAGGRADVWEPEELYWGPEGSWLGDERYSGERQLAEPLGAVQMGLIYVNPEGPNGNPDPLAAAKDIRETFFRMAMNDEETVALIAGGHSFGKTHGAGDPSLVGADPEGGAIEDQGLGWKSTHGTGVGADAITGGPEVTWTQTPTKWSNAFFENLFKYEWELTKSPAGAKQWKAKGAEATIPDAYDKSKKHVPTMLTTDLSLRFDPAYEKISRRFLEHPDQFADAFARAWFKLTHRDMGPVARYLGPLVPKETLIWQDPIPAAKSSISDADIAALKTKILGSGLTVSQLVSAAWASASTFRGSDKRGGANGARIRLSPQKDWEVNQPAELKTVLGKLEAIQKESGKVSLADLIVLGGCAAVEKAAKDAGVDVKVPFTPGRADASQDQTDVESFAPLEPRVDGFRNYTNGKKHQFMAPEEALVDRAQLLRLTGPEMTALVGGLRVLGANAGNSKHGVLTQKPGTLSNDFFVNLLDMATVWQPAADGTYEGRDRKTKAAKWTATRVDLIFGSHSQLRAFAEVYACADSKEKFAKDFVAAWTKVMNADRFDLAA; encoded by the coding sequence ATGGACGACCAAGCAAAGTGCCCGTTTACGGGCGGATCACGCGGGCACAGCAACCGCGACTGGTGGCCGGAAACGCTGGACATCTCGATGCTCCACCGCAACTCCGGCCTGTCCGACCCGATGGGCGAGGCGTTCGATTACGCCAAGGAGTTCAAGACGCTCGACCTCAATGCGGTGGTGAAGGACCTGACCGCGCTGATGACGACGTCGCAGGAATGGTGGCCGGCGGACTTCGGCCACTATGGCGGCCTGATGATCCGCATGGCCTGGCATAGCGCGGGCACCTATCGCATCACCGACGGCCGCGGTGGCGCGGGCGCCGGCCAGCAGCGCTTTGCGCCGCTCAACAGTTGGCCTGATAACGCCAACCTCGACAAGGCGCGTCGCCTGTTGTGGCCGATCAAGCAGAAATACGGCCGGAAGATCTCCTGGGCCGACCTGATGATTCTCGCCGGCAACGTCGCGCTGGAATCGATGGGCTTCAAGACGTTTGGTTTCGCCGGCGGCCGGGCCGACGTCTGGGAGCCGGAAGAGCTGTACTGGGGTCCCGAAGGCTCGTGGTTGGGCGATGAGCGCTATTCCGGCGAACGCCAGCTCGCGGAGCCGCTCGGTGCGGTGCAGATGGGTCTGATCTACGTCAATCCCGAAGGGCCGAACGGCAACCCCGATCCGCTCGCGGCTGCGAAAGACATTCGCGAAACCTTCTTCCGCATGGCGATGAATGACGAAGAGACCGTTGCGCTGATCGCCGGCGGCCACTCCTTCGGCAAGACGCATGGTGCCGGCGATCCGTCGCTGGTCGGAGCCGATCCGGAAGGCGGCGCGATCGAAGATCAGGGCCTCGGCTGGAAGAGCACGCACGGCACCGGTGTCGGCGCCGACGCCATTACCGGCGGTCCCGAAGTCACCTGGACCCAGACGCCGACCAAGTGGAGCAATGCGTTCTTCGAGAACCTGTTCAAGTACGAATGGGAACTGACGAAGAGCCCGGCCGGCGCCAAGCAGTGGAAGGCGAAGGGTGCGGAAGCCACGATTCCCGACGCCTATGACAAGTCGAAGAAGCATGTGCCGACCATGCTGACCACCGACCTGTCGCTGCGCTTCGATCCGGCCTACGAGAAGATCTCGCGGCGCTTCCTTGAGCATCCGGATCAGTTCGCCGACGCCTTTGCGCGCGCGTGGTTCAAGCTGACCCACCGCGACATGGGCCCCGTCGCACGCTATCTCGGTCCGCTGGTGCCGAAGGAGACGCTGATCTGGCAGGATCCGATTCCCGCCGCCAAGTCATCGATCAGCGACGCCGATATCGCCGCGCTAAAGACCAAGATTCTCGGCTCGGGTCTGACGGTGTCGCAGCTGGTCTCGGCCGCATGGGCGTCGGCATCGACGTTCCGCGGCTCCGACAAGCGCGGCGGTGCCAACGGTGCGCGGATTCGCCTTTCGCCCCAGAAAGACTGGGAGGTCAACCAGCCGGCCGAGCTCAAGACGGTTCTCGGCAAGCTCGAAGCAATCCAGAAGGAGTCGGGCAAGGTCTCGCTGGCCGACCTGATCGTTCTCGGCGGCTGTGCGGCGGTCGAAAAGGCCGCCAAGGATGCCGGCGTCGACGTCAAGGTGCCGTTCACGCCCGGCCGCGCCGATGCCTCGCAGGACCAGACGGATGTGGAATCCTTTGCGCCGCTCGAGCCGCGGGTCGACGGCTTCCGCAACTACACCAACGGCAAGAAGCATCAGTTCATGGCGCCGGAAGAAGCGCTGGTGGACCGGGCGCAATTGCTGCGACTGACGGGGCCCGAGATGACGGCGCTGGTCGGCGGCTTGCGCGTGCTCGGCGCCAATGCCGGCAATTCGAAGCACGGCGTTCTGACGCAGAAGCCGGGCACACTCTCCAACGACTTCTTCGTCAACCTGCTCGATATGGCGACCGTCTGGCAGCCGGCGGCCGACGGCACTTATGAGGGCCGCGACCGCAAGACCAAGGCGGCCAAGTGGACCGCCACGCGCGTCGACCTGATCTTCGGCTCGCACTCGCAGCTTCGGGCCTTCGCCGAAGTCTATGCCTGCGCCGACTCCAAGGAAAAGTTCGCCAAGGATTTCGTGGCGGCCTGGACCAAGGTCATGAACGCGGATCGCTTCGACCTCGCCGCGTAA
- a CDS encoding glutathione S-transferase family protein has product MMKLYWSPRSRSFSALWLMEETGEPYEGVLTDISKGAQKTPEYLAVNPMGKVPAIQDGETTLAEAAAICAYVAERYPQAKLAPPVGDPLRARYYYWLFFGPGCMEPAMVQVATKLELNPVAAGWGDAQRVYDVLDAALQKGSWILGENFSAADIVIGSGLNFAVRLFKMVPSRPSFDRYLDACAGRPAFQRAGALVMG; this is encoded by the coding sequence ATGATGAAACTCTATTGGTCGCCGCGATCGCGGTCGTTTTCCGCACTCTGGCTGATGGAAGAGACGGGCGAGCCTTATGAAGGCGTGCTGACTGACATCAGCAAGGGCGCGCAGAAGACGCCGGAATATCTCGCCGTCAATCCGATGGGCAAGGTGCCGGCGATCCAGGATGGCGAAACGACGCTCGCCGAAGCGGCTGCGATCTGCGCCTACGTTGCCGAGCGCTATCCGCAAGCCAAGCTGGCGCCGCCTGTCGGCGATCCCTTGCGCGCGAGATATTACTACTGGCTGTTCTTCGGACCAGGCTGCATGGAGCCGGCCATGGTGCAGGTCGCCACCAAGCTCGAGTTGAATCCGGTTGCCGCCGGCTGGGGCGACGCACAACGCGTCTACGACGTGCTCGATGCCGCGCTTCAAAAGGGCTCGTGGATACTCGGCGAGAATTTTTCCGCCGCCGACATCGTGATCGGCTCGGGACTGAATTTCGCGGTCAGGCTGTTCAAGATGGTGCCGAGCCGCCCGTCGTTCGACCGCTACCTCGACGCCTGCGCAGGCAGGCCGGCGTTCCAGCGCGCCGGTGCGCTGGTCATGGGATAG
- the fabV gene encoding enoyl-ACP reductase FabV: protein MIIEPRVRGFICTTAHPVGCLRNVRDQIAYVLSKGAIAECPKRVAVLGCSTGYGLASRIVATFAGGAETIGVSLEREPTANRTASAGWYNNRAFEIEAGKIGRSPLTLEGDAFSDEMKKNFIERVREKFGQLDMLVYSMAAPVRTDPQTGKTYRSAIKPLGSPVDIKTLNTETGEVFETTITPASEDEAAATVAVMGGEDWKRWVDQLADAGVLAPGFRTLNYTYIGSELTWPIYWNGTLGRAKVDLDRKAEEIRGRLGPDAARVVALKAVVTQASSAIPVVPLYGTVLFKVMKQLGLHEGCIEQIDRLFRTRLGKHAEVDDALRLRLDDWELSPKVQAEVSRRWPLLSTETLGELADLAEYKSQFLRLFGFGIDGVDYAQDIDPRIVPG, encoded by the coding sequence GATCGCTTATGTTCTGAGTAAGGGGGCCATTGCTGAGTGCCCCAAGCGCGTTGCCGTGCTCGGATGTTCGACGGGCTACGGTCTTGCGAGCCGCATCGTCGCGACCTTCGCCGGTGGCGCGGAGACCATCGGCGTGTCGCTGGAGCGCGAGCCGACGGCCAATCGGACGGCCAGCGCCGGCTGGTACAACAATCGCGCATTCGAGATCGAAGCCGGGAAGATCGGACGATCGCCGCTCACGCTGGAGGGCGATGCGTTCTCCGATGAGATGAAGAAGAACTTCATCGAGCGCGTGCGCGAAAAATTCGGACAGCTGGACATGCTGGTTTACAGCATGGCCGCTCCGGTCCGCACCGATCCGCAAACCGGCAAGACCTATCGTTCGGCGATCAAGCCGCTCGGGTCGCCGGTCGACATCAAGACCCTCAACACGGAAACCGGCGAGGTGTTCGAGACCACCATTACGCCGGCGAGTGAGGATGAAGCGGCCGCGACGGTTGCGGTGATGGGCGGCGAGGATTGGAAGCGCTGGGTCGACCAGCTTGCGGACGCCGGCGTCCTGGCCCCGGGTTTCCGAACGCTCAACTACACCTATATCGGCAGCGAACTGACCTGGCCGATCTACTGGAACGGCACTCTGGGTCGCGCCAAGGTCGATCTTGATCGCAAGGCGGAAGAGATCCGGGGTCGGCTCGGCCCGGATGCGGCCCGCGTGGTCGCGCTGAAGGCCGTGGTCACCCAGGCGAGCTCGGCCATTCCGGTGGTGCCGCTCTATGGAACGGTGCTGTTCAAGGTGATGAAACAACTCGGGCTTCACGAAGGGTGCATCGAACAGATCGATCGGCTGTTCCGGACTCGCCTTGGCAAGCATGCCGAAGTCGACGATGCGCTGCGCCTGCGGCTCGACGATTGGGAGCTGTCGCCCAAGGTGCAGGCCGAGGTGTCGCGGCGATGGCCGCTGCTCTCCACGGAAACCCTCGGTGAATTGGCCGACCTTGCCGAATACAAGAGCCAATTTCTACGCTTGTTCGGATTTGGCATCGACGGCGTCGATTACGCGCAGGACATCGATCCGCGCATCGTCCCGGGTTAA
- a CDS encoding hydrogen peroxide-inducible genes activator, which yields MINITLRQLRYFDALVRHGHFGRAAEACSISQPALSMQIKEMEVALGGALLERGARQVALTTFGEELLQRVRDILRSVDELGDFARASRDRLAGRLRVGMIPTIAPYLLPKIIENLARMHPELDIHVRETLTPKLIKEVAEGRLDTAIVALPVSEPSLTEIALFKENFLLVRPGDQEGMPTPNRETLREMKLLLLEEGHCFRDQALSFCNMQAPREVLDASSLSTLVQMVGAGIGVTLIPEMAVEVETRSAPVSLARFKNPQPSRTIGMVWRKSSPLARQLEQISEAVCLSAGKMRHRPATEPALRGITA from the coding sequence ATGATCAACATTACTCTGCGGCAGCTCCGCTACTTCGATGCACTGGTGCGTCATGGCCATTTTGGCCGCGCGGCCGAGGCCTGTTCGATCTCGCAACCGGCTTTGTCGATGCAAATCAAGGAAATGGAAGTAGCGCTCGGCGGTGCACTGCTGGAGCGCGGCGCGCGGCAGGTGGCGCTCACGACATTTGGCGAAGAACTGCTTCAGCGTGTCCGCGACATCCTGCGCTCGGTCGACGAACTCGGCGATTTCGCCCGCGCCTCGCGCGACCGGCTCGCCGGGCGGTTGCGCGTCGGCATGATCCCGACGATCGCGCCCTATTTGCTGCCCAAGATCATCGAGAACCTCGCACGCATGCATCCCGAACTCGACATCCACGTTCGCGAAACGCTGACCCCGAAGCTGATCAAGGAAGTTGCCGAAGGCCGGCTCGACACCGCCATTGTGGCGCTGCCGGTTTCCGAGCCATCGCTGACCGAGATCGCCTTGTTCAAGGAGAACTTCCTGCTTGTGCGGCCCGGCGACCAAGAGGGCATGCCGACGCCGAACCGGGAAACCTTGCGCGAGATGAAGCTGCTGTTGCTGGAAGAGGGCCATTGCTTCCGCGATCAAGCGCTGTCGTTCTGCAACATGCAGGCGCCACGCGAGGTGCTCGACGCCAGCTCGCTGTCGACGCTGGTGCAGATGGTCGGTGCCGGGATCGGCGTGACGCTGATCCCGGAGATGGCGGTGGAAGTCGAAACCCGCTCGGCCCCCGTTTCGCTCGCGCGTTTCAAGAACCCGCAACCTTCACGCACCATCGGCATGGTCTGGCGCAAGAGCAGTCCCTTGGCGCGCCAGCTCGAGCAGATCTCGGAGGCTGTGTGCCTGTCGGCTGGCAAGATGCGTCACCGTCCGGCAACCGAGCCGGCCCTGCGTGGCATCACGGCATAG